One Micromonospora sp. FIMYZ51 genomic window carries:
- a CDS encoding NAD-dependent deacylase, whose translation MAEPAVAEAASLLGQARRVVVFTGAGMSAESGVPTFRDALTGLWQRYDPQALATPEAFHADPALVWGWYEWRRQLVRRAEPHEGHRAVAAIEARAPHGVLITQNVDDLHERAGSTAPLHLHGSLFASRCSACEHPASVTAADDHDIDARTDHDHDVARTGGTVPEPDEGRRIPPPRCPRCAALVRPGVVWFGEALPPETLDAAVEAAASCDLLLTVGTSGLVYPAAEIPQVAARCGGTVIQINPQPTPLDAVAQVNLRGQAAQLLPALVRAAWDGPT comes from the coding sequence ATGGCGGAACCGGCGGTGGCGGAAGCAGCGTCGCTGCTCGGGCAGGCCCGCCGGGTGGTGGTCTTCACCGGCGCGGGCATGTCCGCCGAGAGCGGGGTGCCGACCTTCCGTGACGCCCTCACCGGGCTGTGGCAGCGCTACGACCCGCAGGCGCTCGCCACGCCGGAGGCGTTCCACGCCGACCCGGCGCTCGTCTGGGGTTGGTACGAATGGCGACGTCAACTGGTGCGACGGGCCGAGCCGCACGAGGGGCACCGGGCCGTGGCCGCGATCGAGGCACGCGCACCACATGGCGTGCTGATCACTCAGAATGTGGACGACCTGCACGAGCGGGCCGGCTCCACCGCCCCACTGCACCTGCACGGCAGCCTCTTCGCGTCGCGCTGTTCCGCCTGCGAACACCCGGCGTCCGTGACCGCCGCCGACGACCACGACATCGATGCCCGCACCGACCACGACCACGACGTCGCCCGCACCGGCGGCACTGTCCCCGAGCCGGACGAGGGGCGTCGGATCCCACCGCCGCGCTGCCCGCGATGTGCGGCGCTCGTCCGTCCGGGCGTGGTGTGGTTCGGCGAGGCGTTGCCGCCCGAGACGCTGGACGCCGCCGTCGAGGCCGCCGCCAGCTGTGACCTGCTGCTGACCGTGGGCACCTCCGGCCTGGTGTACCCGGCCGCCGAGATTCCGCAGGTCGCCGCGAGGTGCGGCGGCACGGTGATCCAGATCAATCCGCAGCCGACGCCGCTGGACGCGGTGGCGCAGGTCAACCTGCGCGGACAGGCCGCCCAGCTGCTGCCCGCCCTGGTGCGCGCCGCCTGGGACGGCCCTACCTAG
- a CDS encoding DUF4253 domain-containing protein: MTSQLNEMPADLVELFPDSGARRRTLTVPLPPGRTVRGDEGAGERPVLWVSEGPAPAGLWSRLHAAHHDSGLWPLLLDSLPGDPSRPWDQGELWPRAGCSAAEHEVERLLADWWASYTDTDDENDALAPAERLAVTAPYGRDWPGLAPAAPPRMAPQQHAQHWAEQLSQAQPTMRLGLVAAARGSDALAAVGWQGAVNYTDDTSELAAVLRSWEERFGVRVIGVGFAELYLSVAAPPKDLAEALPIAAEHFAFCPDNIWQGQRPCTLSAYADRLVDAPTWAFWWD, translated from the coding sequence GTGACGTCGCAGCTGAATGAGATGCCCGCTGACCTGGTGGAGTTGTTCCCGGACTCCGGCGCCCGTCGGCGCACGCTGACCGTGCCGCTGCCGCCCGGCCGGACGGTTCGCGGCGACGAGGGCGCCGGTGAGCGACCGGTGTTGTGGGTGAGCGAAGGACCGGCACCGGCCGGGCTGTGGTCGCGGCTGCACGCCGCTCACCACGACTCCGGGCTCTGGCCGTTGCTGCTGGACAGCCTCCCCGGCGATCCGTCCCGCCCCTGGGACCAGGGCGAACTCTGGCCGCGTGCGGGGTGCTCGGCGGCCGAGCATGAGGTGGAGCGGCTGCTCGCCGACTGGTGGGCGTCCTACACCGACACCGACGACGAGAATGACGCGCTCGCCCCGGCGGAGCGGCTCGCGGTGACCGCCCCGTACGGCCGGGACTGGCCCGGCCTCGCGCCGGCGGCCCCGCCCCGAATGGCACCGCAGCAGCACGCGCAGCACTGGGCCGAGCAGCTGTCGCAGGCCCAGCCCACCATGCGTCTCGGCCTGGTCGCCGCGGCGCGGGGCAGCGACGCCCTGGCGGCCGTGGGCTGGCAGGGTGCGGTCAACTACACCGACGACACCAGCGAGCTCGCCGCGGTGCTGCGCAGCTGGGAGGAGCGCTTCGGGGTACGCGTGATCGGCGTCGGTTTCGCCGAGCTGTACCTCAGCGTCGCCGCGCCGCCGAAAGACCTCGCCGAGGCGCTGCCGATCGCCGCCGAACACTTTGCCTTCTGCCCGGACAACATCTGGCAGGGGCAGCGCCCGTGCACGCTGTCCGCGTACGCCGATCGTC